The proteins below come from a single Alnus glutinosa chromosome 9, dhAlnGlut1.1, whole genome shotgun sequence genomic window:
- the LOC133877675 gene encoding uncharacterized protein LOC133877675, with protein sequence MMGGFSAEDLSTIGGIATVSLLHSFIPTHWLPFSIVGRAQKWTLSRTLLVTAFGAVLHVVSTSLLGITAITMANTIAGEETVHKLASLLLVILGGSYVLLFLTGKGGHSHSHNQPMEKMAVAGLVLVPALSPCATTLPVFLAVGNSSSMMVLAIIVLLFSTITVMTSLVALSFYGASQLKFHWVERYDKLLVGSVLCLVGILTLLFHDHDHDHHHGGVGGSSGEPLHRKLVVL encoded by the exons ATGATGGGAGGTTTCAGCGCCGAAGATCTGTCCACAATCGGAGGAATTGCCACCGTTTCTCTTCTGCATTCCTTCATTCCCACCCATTGGCTGCCTTTCTCCATCGTCGGTCGCGCCCAGAAGTGGACCCTTTCCCGCACTCTCCTCGTTA CTGCATTCGGAGCAGTTTTGCATGTAGTGTCCACCTCACTTCTTGGCATAACGGCGATCACCATGGCAAATACTATTGCTGGTGAAGAAACAGTGCATAAACTAGCTTCACTTTTGCTTGTAATTCTTGGTGGTAGTTATGTCTTGCTGTTTCTGACTGGAAAGGGTGGTCACAGTCATTCTCATAACCAACCCATGGAGAAAATGGCTGTTGCTGGGCTTGTCCTCGTTCCTGCATTGTCACCCTGTGCAACCACACTTCCGGTATTCCTTGCTGTTGGAAATTCGTCTTCCATGATGGTGCTCGCTATCATTGTGCTATTATTCAG CACCATCACTGTGATGACATCACTGGTGGCTCTGTCATTTTATGGTGCCAGTCAGCTGAAGTTTCATTGGGTGGAGCGGTACGACAAGCTTCTTGTGGGTTCTGTGTTGTGTTTGGTAGGAATTTTGACTCTTCTTTTTcatgatcatgatcatgatcatcATCATGGTGGAGTTGGAGGCTCCTCTGGAGAGCCATTGCATAGAAAACTAGTTGTTCTATGA